The genomic interval TCTTATCAGTATTTTGATTGAATTGAAAAAATCCTTTTATTATTGCCTTTTTTTGTATAAAAAATGGAATTGAAATTTTATGACTTTTTTTTATAAAAGTAAGAAGTTGAATTGTTACAGAAGGAAAAAACTGTTTTTCTCTTTCTCTAAAAAAAAAGAATGGAAAATAATGAATGATAGGTGAAGAAAGACCTATATATAGATTTATTTTATTTTTTTCTTCTGTCGTTTTTCTATTTTTTTTTTCCAAAAAAAATATCTTAAAATTTTTCATAACTTTTTCATATTCATTATCTACACCTTTTAAAGGAAAAAAAAATACAGTATTTTTGTAATGGAAAAAAACTTTTTTTTCTATAGTTTTAGAAAATGACATAATCCCTTTCACAGATTTCATTTTTTTCCTTAAAAAATTTTCATTCATATCAATTTCTTTTCCATGAAAAGAAGATATAGTAATATCAGAATAATGAGTCTGATAAAATTTTTTATTCAAATCTTCTAATCCCGAAAAGACAGATAAAATTATAGATAAAACAAATGTAGATACACTGAGAGAGACAGTAGATAAAAAAAGAATTATGTTTACAACATTCACTTTTTTTTTAGAAAAAAAATAGCGTATCGCTATATCAAAA from Blattabacterium cuenoti carries:
- a CDS encoding ABC transporter permease, translating into MKTSFDIAIRYFFSKKKVNVVNIILFLSTVSLSVSTFVLSIILSVFSGLEDLNKKFYQTHYSDITISSFHGKEIDMNENFLRKKMKSVKGIMSFSKTIEKKVFFHYKNTVFFFPLKGVDNEYEKVMKNFKIFFLEKKNRKTTEEKNKINLYIGLSSPIIHYFPFFFFREREKQFFPSVTIQLLTFIKKSHKISIPFFIQKKAIIKGFFQFNQNTDKKYLFCNLSDIQNIINKNVFHTLEIKICQNENISTIKKILKKKFGSQFMIKTREEEEKAFYKVVNSEKLFIYFLFSLITLITGFNLISAIYILKLDKENQLFVLWSLGYSLSKIKRIFLSIGILITIFGWMFGIFISYIVSFLQKKYHLLKIVEDIPFPVKFTIENFCVITCVIFTVGVIVSFFSCRKIGIRII